Sequence from the Bacteroidota bacterium genome:
CTTCCATTTTGTCAGCCCTATAGTTTTACTAAAATCAATTTGCTCCAAAATTTCTTCTATATCACTAAACTCAAAAACTTCATATTTCCTAAATTCTATTTGGAAAGGTACTAAAATATTTTTATCTTTTTGTGTTAATTCAATATTTTTTTCTTCAGGAAGACTTTTCTTAATGCTAATATCTACATCTTCTTGCTTACCTAAGGGTAATGTAAACCAAATAGTTGTTCCTGTTCCAACTTCCGATTCAAGCCCGATTTCGCCGCCGTGTGCTTCTACAAAAAGTTTACAAAAAGTTAGCCCTATTCCAGTAGAAGCAGTTAAGCCGGAATTTCTCGATAACACTTGTTCAAACTTACCAAATACTTTATCTAATTTGTCCGGTGGTATTCCTTCACCGGTATCAGTAATTTTTATTTGAATCAAATCTGAAGACTCTTTAAATGATTCAAGTATTATATTTCCATTGTTTGGTGTGTATTTAATTGCATTTGTAAGGATATTTACAAATACTCGTTCAACAATTTCTTTATCAATAAGAACATTATAATTTTGAAGATAGTTCTTGATTGTTATGTTTTTCTCAATGTAGAGTAAATTTATTTGTTGCAATGCCGATTCTGAAATAAGATTTAATGAACAATTCGATTTTTTTAGTTGAATTTTGGCATTTTCATATTTCTGAACATCTAGAATATTTGTTACCATATTTAGCATTTGCTTTCCAGACTGTTCTACTATTGGATTTTCTGACAAACCTATTATTGAATTTAGAGGATTCTTTAGGTCGTGAACAATCATTCCGGTCATCTCTTCTTTGAATTCGTCGAGTTCTTTTAATTTTTCGTTTGCGTATTCTAATTGTTCAGACTGAGAGCGTATTTCTTCATTCTTGGTAATTAACTCGTTGTTTTTATTCTCAATTTCTGTTTTTTGTGAGGCAAGAATGCGATTTGCTTTACGTTTTTGCAGAAAACTACGCATGACTACTACAATTACTAAAACCATTAAGCCAATAGCAGCCATCAGATAGTTTCTTATAGCTTGCTTTCGCCTTGCCTCTTCTGCCTGAATTGCATCCTTTTTTTTCTGCTCAGCCTCAATTGCTTGCTTTTCTTTATCAAATTCATATTGTTTTTCGAGACTTGTAATTTCAGCAATATTATTTTCGTTGATAAGGCTATCAGCATAAAGTTTAAACAATACATGACTTTCCAATGCCTTTCGATAATCAGTTTTTGCTAAATATATTTCGTAGAATAGATTTTGAACTTCCATTTTTCTATTCAACTCCCCAATTTCATTTGCAATATCGAGTGCAAGATATGCATATTTTAATGCTTTATGATAATTTTCAGCTTTAAGATATACACCGCTTATATTCTGATAACTTAAACTAAGATTTGGTTTGTCATCGATTTCTTGACTTATTTCTAATGCTTTTTCATAATATTCTGCAGAAAGAGAATAATCTTCCCGATTGAAATATACCACACCAATATTTGTTAAACATTGTGAAATGTTACGTTTGTTGCCTAGCTTTTTATATATCTTTAATGTTCTGGTCCAATACTCAAGGGCTTGCGTTAAATCTTCCATATGAAAATAAACTGCACCTATATTCATTAAGCATTTAGAGACTTCTTCCAAGTTGTCAATTTCTTCATTTGTACTCAAGGCTCTTTTTAAATAATTTAAAGCTTTATCATATTCTCCCTGATTTGTAAATATAATTCCAATATTATTCTCGCATTTTGCAATTTCAATTTTATCATTCAAATCCTCGTATATTTTCATTGCTTTTTGATAATATTTGACTGCATTCGGGTAATTTCCTTGTCGCCAAAAGACAATACCTAAATTTGTAAACGCAGAAGCAATTCCGTTTTTGTAGTTAATTTTCTCAAAATTTTTCAAGGATTTATCAAAGCAATCTAATGCTTCTTTATAATTTCCCTTTTCAGAACTCATCTGTCCCAAAAAATTGTAGCCTTTCCCAATCACCTTATCAAAACCCTCTTTTTTGCTGATTTCCAAAGAGTTTTGAACGTACTTTGTTGCTGTTGGGAAATCCGACATATAATAATAATAGCTGCCACAATATATTAAACTCAAAGCCTCTCCTTTCTTATAATCCAGTTGATCTGAAAGTGTTTTGGCTTCTTCTGCACACTTTAGTTTTTTTTCAGCATCCTGACGAAAATATTCATTAGCGAGTTCATTTAGAAGGTTTACTCTAATGGTGTCTTTTGTTGTGTGTTTTTGCAACAAGTTTTCAAGACTGTCAATTTCTGTTGTTTGTGCATTCAATTCTGTTAAAATAAAACCACTAAAAAGTATTACAAGAATTAATATAAATTTTTTCATCAACATAAATTTAAGTTAAATTAAACAAATTTACTAAAAGTTTTCGCAGAATATTGCTATTTCAATTATTATATCCCCAAAACTGATTTAGCACCATAAATCCGCAAGCGGATTCTCCTTATCCACGAATTATGCGAATTTCACTAATTTTTTAATCACTTTATTGAGTTGTGACAGGAATGTACAATTTTCTGATTTATTGCACTAATATTAATCCTTGCGGATTTTAGGCAACACATCAGATTAGAAATTTATATCACTTTTCTGAATGTTTGAGTTTTAAGGCTTGATCATTTTTTTGACTTAAAACTAAAGGAGTCTGAATAGTAAAATGAACTCCTTTTTCTAATTTGCTTTCAAGATGAACAGAGCCATTTAGTTTTTGTATCAGCAAATTATAAACAATATGAAGTCCCAAACCACTGCCAAGTTGTTTGTTTGTTGTGAAAAATGGATCGAAAACTTTTGATATGATATCTTCTGAAATTCCTTGACCGTTGTCTAAATATTCAATTGTCAATAAACCTTTATTTTCTGTTGCTCTGATTTCTATCTGTCCGGAATCATTTTCTTTGAATCCATGGATTAGTGAATTTGTAATGAAATTTGTAATGATCTGTGCAAAGGCATCCTGAAAACTATTTACAATGATATTTTCAGGACAGCTTATTTTTATATCAACAGGCTTTTCCTGAAGTTTTGGTTCGAGGCTTGCAATCACATTATTGATATACGATTTCAAATTGAATTCCTGAATATCTTCTGCTGCCTGATTTACTGACACTTGTTTGAAATTCTGAACTAATTTGCCTGTTCTTTTCAAATTGGCAAAAATCAAATTCCCTGCTTTAAGAGTTGAATTAATAAAAGCTTCCAATTCGCTCTTTTTCATTTTCTTACTTTTGTAAAGCTCCGAAAAATCTTGTGCTTTATTAATTAATGATGATGAAGCAGAAATGCCATTCCCAACAGGTGTATTTATTTCGTGAGCAACACCTGCTACTAAATTTCCAAGCGAAGCCATCTTTTTCGACTCAACTAATTGTTCTTGTGTATTCTCAAGCTCTTGCAGGCTTGTATGTATTTTTTTGTTTTGATTTTCAATTTCATCTTTTTGGGATGTAACTTCCTCCACAAGTTGATTTAGTTCTTCATTTTTTTGAGATATTTTTCTCTTTTGTTTTTCTATTTCATCTTTTTGTTTTCGGGTATTTCTCAGATTACGGTAGATCATCAAAACTATCAGTGCCATCGCTATAAATACAATGATTGAAGACAAAATTGTGATATTACGGATTTTTATATTTAAGGCTACTTTCTGATCTTTTGCTTGCTGTTCAATCATAAATATTCGTCTGTTTACTTCAGATTTATGTCTGATACTGTTTAGTTCTCCAACATTTATTGCACGCTCCAATTCTTTTAATTTATCAGCTTTTTCCACTTCATCTCGTATTTGAATATATTTCTTTAATGTTTCAAATGCCATGCTTTTATTGCCCAATTTGGAATATATAATACTTGCTTGTAGATAAATGTCTAATTTAGTATAATTACTTAGGATATTTATAAATTTATCAAATATTTCATTATAAAGTTTTGCGGCGGAAATATACATTTCCTTTTTTTCTAATATTTTCGCTTGGTAGGACAGCATTAACCCGGCTCTCTTTGGTTTCCCAATTTCAATAAACAATTTATAACTTTTGTCTAAATAATAAAGAGCAGTATCGTACTCTTTTGCATTCGAATAGGCATATGAGAGATATCTATATCCTTCAGCCAATCTGCTTTTATTGTCCATTCCTTTATAATATTCAATGAATTTTTTCTGATAATAGATGGATGAATCTTTTTTATTCAGACTTGCATAATTAATCCCTAACCACATGAAAAATTCATGGACATTTATTCTTCCATCTTTTTGATCATAAGCTAAGCCTTTTTGTAATATTTCGAGAGATTTGTCAATTTTATTTATGTTATAAAGCTGATATCCAGATTTCTTATAAAATTGTAATCTCAATTTAGTAAAGGACGAATCGACATTATCCAACGCTTTTTCTGTTTCAAGAAGACTAACAATATAACCTATTGTGTCGCCCACATCAAATTGCAAATTCTTTAGAGCCTGATTTGCTTTTACTAATGAATAACTTAAGTCATGTTTTTTTGAAAAATCTATTCCTTTTTTTAGATGTTTATAACTTTCTGTAATAGAAAGTCCCACTTTTTTGTATAAGATAATTCCATAGAATTTACCGAGAAGTTTATCATTCTTGATTTTATGAAGATATTCGATATGAGAAATAATTATTTTTTGTTTTTCTTCAATACCAAACTCCGATGACTTAATAATTCTAAGAGCAGAATTTTGCTTTGTTGTTGCAGAAGAACTGTCAGCATTGTATATCTTAAGTTCTTCAAATAGTTTGCTTTGCTTTTGTGCAACTATAAAATTGTGTATGAAAAGCAGGAGAAAAAAAAGGGTTCTAATTTTCATTGGATTATTCATTAATATAAGTTTTTTTAATCACACAAATTAAGTTACAAAACTACCTTTTCAGGCCAGGGATTGAATTTTGATGTTCCCCAAAGTTTATTAATATAATCAATTGAAAAAAAGTCTTCAAATGCATGAATCCAATATGTACCTTTATCAGATAATGTAATCTGATCTTCTCCATTTTTGAGAAAGCCTATTCGGTTCAACATTCTCATTTGTCTTCCATACTTTTCATCAAAACTTGCATTGAATCTATAATTGAAATCGCTCTTTTCGAATTTTGTTTCATAAATTCTCCAATAGAGCCATCCGGCCATCTGCATTTCTTCATGCAAATCTACAGAAAGTGCAATAGGAGATTTCCCTTTTTCAATGGCTTGAATATATTCAGAAACATTAAAAGTATTCACGTAAAAAGTATCTTTTAAATATGAACTCCCGCTGGCTCCCAGTCCAAGATAAGAAGGAACAGTTACCGAACAATATTTATCTATTCCACTTTTTGTAAAAGCCCAGACAGACGATCGGTCGAATCCTGAATCATAAAAAATATTCTCTAAAATTTTCAATAGTTTTCTTCTTCGGAACATGGTGCCAATTGCTGTTCCATTATTTTGAGCTTCTCTGCCCAATCGTGTGTAGGGAAATCTGAACAATGGATAAGTTGCTACTTGCTGAATTCCAAGTTTTACCATCTCTCTACCAGCCTCCTCAACCTCCTTTATAGTTTGCCCGGGCAAATCGAAAATGTAATCTATGTTTACACACTCAAAATTTCTACCTGCTGCTCTTTCAACATTCCTTTTTACTTCTAAAACTGTGTATGGCCTTTCAATTGCTTTGAGGTGTCGATCTTGAAGTGCCTCAACTCCAATGCTCAAATATTTTACTCCCAGTGCCTCTATGGCGTTCAGATTTTCTTTTGTCAAATGATTGGGATGACTTTCCATATGAACTCTGCATTGCATATTAAAACGTTTGTACAGGTGATTGATTATTTCTTCAATACCATTCCCAAGCATTGTGGTAGGCGTGCCACCACCGATATACATATTTGTTATAGGTTTATCTGATAATAGAGGTGCATAAAAATCTATTTCTTTTTTCAGTGCATTAGTATAATTTCGACTTGCTTCCTCACTGAAAATTTCTTTATTATAAGGGCAATACGGACAAATCTGGTCGCAAAATGGAATGTGCAGATATACTCCCAATTCTTCAATATTTTTAATATTTTCTTCAATAACACTATTCTCAGGAATACTATTTCTAAATAATATTTGTTCATTGCCGGTAAAGTATTTGCTTATTTTTTTTCTTAAAAGATCAGAAAGCATAGTTATTTTGTTGGTTAATTTTTCTAAAAATATATAAATCTAAAAGCATATTATTTAAATAGTTAGAAATATTTAAGTGCATTTAGTATTGCTCCCGGTTTTAATTTCAGAGTTTGATCGATCTCGGCATAACTTAAATAGCCACATTCTTCACATAACTTGGTATTGTGGCTTTCTCTACAGCAGTTATAATACTTTCCGTCCTCATAAACTTTGCAAAGAGTCAAATTTTTCTTCCAGTCGTTACGGATAGCTGATTTTAGTCCTGCTGTTGAATTTAGAATTTTATACTGTTTTTTAAGTTTCAACAACTGTTGCAAGATTTCCTTTTTTGTTGAAACATCAATATTTAGCTCATCATGTCCATAATACGGTGTGTGGAAATAGAAGAATGTCCCTTTTATTTGTGGGACTTTGTCAATAAACTCACAAAAGTCAGAAAGCTCAGTTTTATTCACTGAATTTATCGTGAAGTTAATATACAAGGATGAATGTTGAGACAGTTCAATATTATTTAATATTCGCTCAAATGATTTTCCTCTCAGAGAATCATGCGTATTACTTAATCCATCAACGCTAACAAATATTGTATCTGCGGCAGATTCTAAAGTGCGAGTGCCATTTGTGTATATGATAACTGCAAAAAATCCTTTTTTCTTGGCATATTTTACAATATCTTCCATTGTATTTTCATTGTCATTCCAAATAAATGGTTCTCCGCCTTCTAAGTAAAGACATCTTCCGCCTTCAGAATAATATGAATCAATAACATTTACAGCTTCAATAAAACTCATGCTTGCTTGCTGCCTGTCAACTACTGTGCAATGTCGGCATCTTAAGTTACATTTATTGTGAAGAACAAGTCCACAGATAAGTGGTTTGGTTTTTCCAAGAAACCAATAATTAATTAAATACCTTATTCCATAAATCATATGTTTCATAAGCACCGATTTATTTTACTTACCATTTTTTACCAAAATGCTTGTTAATTTTACTACCAGCTTTCTTGGCAAAAATCTAACAAGAAACACTTGCAGCTTATTACTCATTCCTGGCACAACAACTCTTTTGCCCTTCATCAATGAATTGTATCCAATTTTTGCTACTTCAGAAGCTTTCATAATTGGAAATAAAACTGACTCTTTCCTATCATCAAAATTCTGAAAATTTGTTTTCGTCCCGCTCGGGCATAAGGCTGTAACTGCAATTCCAAATTCTGCCACCTCCTCGGCAATAGCTTCCGAAAAACTCAGGACAAAGCTTTTAGCTGCACAATAAATAGCATTATTAGGGCCAGGTACAAAAGAACCGGTTGAGCAAATATTGAGAATTCCGCCTTTTTTAGATTTGCACATCTGCGGCAGTAACAACTTTGTAATCTTAGTATGATTTAGGCACTGCAATTGTACAAGTTCATGTTCCTTCTCCCACAATGTTTCAACAAAGGCTCCTTTCACATAGAAACCAGCATTATTGACAAGATAGTTAACATGAATTCCCTTTTCACTGACTAAGCCAAAAATTGCATCGGCTGCATTAGGATGGCTTAAATCCTGCGAAATTAGAACTGTTTCAACATTATAGTCAGCTTTTAGAATTTCAGCCAATTGCAATAATTTTTGATACTGTCTGGCAACAAGAATTAAATTATGACCATTTTTTGCAAATTGAAATGCTAATTCATAACCTATTCCACTTGATGCTCCAGTTATCAAAGTATAATTCATATATTTAAATAAAAATCTAAATATACGAAAATCAAACAAAATATCAAGTTTTCAATTCAACAACTAAAAAGCAGATATGGTTTTGAATTTACCATGGAAGATTAAGATGCTTCACTTCATTTTTATAAAAATCCTCTAACTTTTTAACGAGTTCTTTAGAAATTGGATTTTTAATGCTCTCCAAATTACTATCTAACTGTTCAATTGTGATATTCCCCGGAATAACAGTAGATACAGCATCATACGCCAGACAAAAAGAAATGGCTGTTTGTGCAAGATTATTTTGCTTGATTATATTTTTTACTTTTTCCGTCAAATCAGCTCTTATTTTAATATCCTTTCTCGACCATCGTTTTCTAATATCATCGAATGTACTATCAGAATTATATTTGCCTGAAAGCCATCCGGAATCGAGAGGGATTTTCGCAATAATACCGACATCTTGTTTTTTTGCTAAATCGAAGGCTCTTGCTGCATCCTGATGAAAAATATTGAAGAAAGCTTCTATAACTTTTGAATTTGTAGTTTTTATTAAAAGTTTCATTTCCTCGAAGGTATCCAAAGATGCTCCATAAGCTTTTATTTTTCCTTCGTCCATCAATTTTTCCAGAATTTCATAATGGTCATTGTCGTTGCCATCAAGGTATTCAATTGGCGGACTGTGTATTATGATTGAATCAATATAGTCAACTTGCAATCTTTTTAAGCTCCCTTCTAAAGATTCACGAATGTTATTTGAATTAAAGTTAATTTCTCCCTTTTCGCTACGACCGAATTTTGTATTGATTACTATTTTAGACCTGTCATAAATTTTCAAAGCTTTTCCGAGCCTTAATTCTCCGGTACCAAGACCATAAACTGGAGCAGTATCGAAAAAATTGACTCCTAATTCAATAGATTTATGTACCATGTATATAGCTTCTTTTTCAGTCATACTTTTCCATCCCGAATTTATGCCTAACTGCCATGCACCAAGACCAATTTCGGAAACTTTCGGTACATCATTTATGTATCTATTATATTTCATTATTGTCATTTTTTTAAGATTAAAATATTGGTACGCTAATAAAATTCATTTGTTAAAACGTAAAACCCTACTGCAATGCCCTCCTCGCTTTCAAAATATATTTTGCTTCATCTAATGGGCTAATTCCTTTATATTCTCTATGAACACCATGTTCATCGCTACACTCTTTGTAAGAATGAAAACGGGTTTTAATTTTAGCTTTCCCTCCCGACCTTGAACTTAGCCTAATTGGAAAATCCATTGATGTAGCAACAGGCACAAATCCCTCAAAAGAGAATTTACCATCATTAATATCAGGGCTTTCAAAACTTCCTCTCATTTGAATTATATCGCTTGATATTGCACCTAAAAGCCCCTCAGGAGCGGTAATTTTAAACCAAATATATGGCTCCAAAAATTTTGTTCCACTATTTATCAAACCATTCATTATTGCCATCGGTGTAGCTACAATAAAATCGCCCGGGCGAGAATGGACTTCATGATCTTCCCCCTCAATAAGTGTAATTTTTAAATCTGTTACTTCCCATCCTTTTGGCCCCTGCTTCAAGGCTTGCGGAATTGTTCTTTCTACTTCATTTTGATATTTTCTGTGAACATCGTCAACACTAAGTTTTGACTCATAAACAAGTCCGCTATTTGGCTCTCCGGGTTCAATTTGAAGTTTTATAATTGCCCAGCATGGTTTTGGCATCCAATATCTTGCAAATCCGACAGCATTATTTTTAGGCGATTCTTTGTAAATAACGGTGGGATCTTCAAATTTTGCTTTAACATTAAATCTGTTTTCTAAAACTCTCTCAAGTACTTCAATCTGTATCCACCCCATAATTTGAAGATTTAATTCCTTATCTTCTTTCAGCCATTCAAATTGTAGTGCAGGATCTTCTGCATCAAGAATTCTTAGTGCCTCTGCGAGTTTTGCATAATCATTTTCATTTATGGCTTTCACTTGAACTGTCAGCAGTGGACTATTTAACTTAACTTCTTTCTGAAAATTGGACTTTTTACCTAAAGTATCTCCCAGCTTTGCATCATTCAATCCTGTTAATGCAAGCACATCGCCGGCAAAACCAATAGATATATCCTTATATCCTCCTGATGCATATCTTTTAAGCTGATTAACTTTTTCAAGCTTATCTTGCGAACTATTAAAGATTTCATCTTTATTTGATATTTGTCCGCTAAAAATCCTTAGCCCAACAATTTTGCCTAATTTCTTATCATGATCGATCCTAAAAACTACAGCAGATAGATTATTTTCATCATTTATTTCCGACGTAGGTGTATATTTAACAACAGCGTTCAATAATTCTTCAATTCCAATTTGACTTTTTGCAACTCCCATCAACACAGGAAATATCTTAAATCCTTTAACAGCCTTAATCAATGAGTTGTTCAATTCATCAAAACTTATGTCCGCTTCTGAAATATAGCTCTCTAAAATTTCATCGTCATTATTTGCAATAATTTCCAATACATTTTCATCAATTTCAGTATCTTTCCAACAATTTAAAACATTAGCTTTTGCATCACCTTCATCGACAGCTTTCTGCAAAACAGCAATGTCAGAACATAAATCTTGTTTGATTTCTTGTATAACTTCTTCTGTATCAGCTCCTATTCTGTCAATTTTATTAATGAAAAAAATCGTTGGAATATTGTGCTGCTTTAGTGCCATCCATATATTTTCGGTATGTGCCTGAACACCTTCAACTGCCGAAACAACAAGTATTGCCAAATCTAAAACTCTGATTGATCGTTCCACTTCTGCAGAAAAATCAATATGTCCAGGAGTATCTATTAAGTTTATATTTGAATTTTGCCATCTTAAATTGGCAACTGCAGACTTCACTGATATACCTCGCTCTTTCTCAATATCGAGAAAATCTGTTTGGGATGTTCCATTATCAACACTTCCGGGGCTTTTTATGGCTCCAGCTTTATAAAGAAAACTCTCTGCAATAGTTGTCTTTCCTGCATCAACATGGGCTAAAATGCCTATATTTATTATATTTTTCCTCACCGAGCAAAGTTAAAAACTTTAAATCATACTCTACAATAGAAATTTTATTTTCATTGTTCGTAAAATCTATACCCATGTGATTTTTGAAATTCGCTGAAAATAAATTTCTTCATTATAATTAATATATATACTTTTGCCGCCCAAATTTGGAAATGATAATATGTTGAAATTTAATGAAATGGGTTTCAAACCCAACCTTTTGAAAGGTCTTGATGAGCTGGGATTTGTTAATCCTACACCTATACAAGAACAAGTAATCCCAATTTTTTTTGAAACAGAAAGCGACATTGTTGGCCTTGCGCAAACCGGCACAGGAAAAACTGCCGCTTTTGGTTTGCCAATTATTGAGCAAATTGATATTGAGAATAAATCCGTTCAGGCTTTGATATTATCGCCTACACGAGAACTTTGTATCCAGATTTCTAAGGATTTACAAAATTATTCGAAACATGTAAAAGGCATTGAAATAGTGTCGGTTTATGGTGGAGCAAGTATCGAAACTCAAATGAGAGCGCTTAAAAAAGGAGCACACATAATTGTTGCTACTCCTGGCAGAATGTTAGATTTAATTAAGCGAAGAGTTGCAAAAATTAATAACATTGATACTGTAGTTTTAGATGAGGCAGACGAAATGTTAGACATGGGATTTCGAGATGAATTAAATGGGATTTTGGAAAAAACTCCTGCTTTTAAAAGGACTTTACTTTTTTCGGCAACTATGCCAAAAGAAGTGGCTCGTATAGCCAAAAACTTTATGGACAGCCCTGTCGAAATTACTGTTGGAAAACAAAATGCCGGTGCCGAAAATGTCCGTCATGTATTTTATCAGGTTCATGCCCGCGACCGTTATATAGCACTCAAACGAATTGCAGATATTAACCCAAATATTTACGGAATTGTATTTTGCCGCACGAGAGCTGAAACCAAAGAAGTTGCCGAAAAGCTGATAAAAGACGGTTATAATGCCGATGCTCTTCATGGCGATCTTTCGCAAGCTCAGCGAGATCATGTTATGAAACGTTTCAGAGAAAAAACCTTACAAATGTTAGTAGCAACAGATGTTGCCGCCCGTGGAATTGATGTACAGGACATTTCTCACATTATCAACTACAATTTGCCTGACGAGCTCGAAACATATACTCACAGAAGTGGGCGTACCGGTCGTGCCGGGAAATCGGGGGTTTCTATTGCAATAGTGAATTATAGAGAAGTAACTAAAATTCCGACTATAGAAAAAATTGTTCAAAAGAAATTCGAAAGACTACTTGTTCCGACCGGAGCAGAAATATGTAAAAAACAACTTTTTAAGTTGATAGATCGAATGGAGAATGTAGTGGTTGATGAAGATCAGATAGCCCAATTTATGGATACTGTCAACAAAAAGCTGGAATGGCTGACTAAAGAACAAATCATCAAACGTTTTGTTTCACTCGAATTTAATCGATTTTTAGATTACTATAAAAACGCTCCAGACCTCAACAAAAAAGCAGAAGGCAAGGCAGAAAAAAGAGATAAAAAAGATGGTGGAGGCCGTGGAGATAGGAGCAATAGAAGAGGAAGTAGCGGTTTTTCCAGATTTTTT
This genomic interval carries:
- a CDS encoding TetM/TetW/TetO/TetS family tetracycline resistance ribosomal protection protein gives rise to the protein MRKNIINIGILAHVDAGKTTIAESFLYKAGAIKSPGSVDNGTSQTDFLDIEKERGISVKSAVANLRWQNSNINLIDTPGHIDFSAEVERSIRVLDLAILVVSAVEGVQAHTENIWMALKQHNIPTIFFINKIDRIGADTEEVIQEIKQDLCSDIAVLQKAVDEGDAKANVLNCWKDTEIDENVLEIIANNDDEILESYISEADISFDELNNSLIKAVKGFKIFPVLMGVAKSQIGIEELLNAVVKYTPTSEINDENNLSAVVFRIDHDKKLGKIVGLRIFSGQISNKDEIFNSSQDKLEKVNQLKRYASGGYKDISIGFAGDVLALTGLNDAKLGDTLGKKSNFQKEVKLNSPLLTVQVKAINENDYAKLAEALRILDAEDPALQFEWLKEDKELNLQIMGWIQIEVLERVLENRFNVKAKFEDPTVIYKESPKNNAVGFARYWMPKPCWAIIKLQIEPGEPNSGLVYESKLSVDDVHRKYQNEVERTIPQALKQGPKGWEVTDLKITLIEGEDHEVHSRPGDFIVATPMAIMNGLINSGTKFLEPYIWFKITAPEGLLGAISSDIIQMRGSFESPDINDGKFSFEGFVPVATSMDFPIRLSSRSGGKAKIKTRFHSYKECSDEHGVHREYKGISPLDEAKYILKARRALQ
- a CDS encoding DEAD/DEAH box helicase; the encoded protein is MLKFNEMGFKPNLLKGLDELGFVNPTPIQEQVIPIFFETESDIVGLAQTGTGKTAAFGLPIIEQIDIENKSVQALILSPTRELCIQISKDLQNYSKHVKGIEIVSVYGGASIETQMRALKKGAHIIVATPGRMLDLIKRRVAKINNIDTVVLDEADEMLDMGFRDELNGILEKTPAFKRTLLFSATMPKEVARIAKNFMDSPVEITVGKQNAGAENVRHVFYQVHARDRYIALKRIADINPNIYGIVFCRTRAETKEVAEKLIKDGYNADALHGDLSQAQRDHVMKRFREKTLQMLVATDVAARGIDVQDISHIINYNLPDELETYTHRSGRTGRAGKSGVSIAIVNYREVTKIPTIEKIVQKKFERLLVPTGAEICKKQLFKLIDRMENVVVDEDQIAQFMDTVNKKLEWLTKEQIIKRFVSLEFNRFLDYYKNAPDLNKKAEGKAEKRDKKDGGGRGDRSNRRGSSGFSRFFINVGKKDKVEPKNIIGMINDYTKDRDINVGSIDIKDSFSFFEVGEKHTKKVLNSFHDAKYKGRSVRIEIAEKIDNNKWKTKRKKK